The Pungitius pungitius chromosome 21, fPunPun2.1, whole genome shotgun sequence genome includes the window CAGCCCGTACTCCAGCAGCTGGGCGAGAGCACTGTATATTGCCATGGCGACGAAGACAAACACCATCAGCATGACCATCTCCCGGTAGCAACGCGTGAGTGTGAGCCCGAGTGTCTGCAGCCCCAGGAAGTGCCTGGCCAGCTTCATGAGCCAGAACACGCGCATCATCCTCAGCACCCGGAGCACCACCCCGGCAACCCCGAGACCAGCCCCTGGCACCCCGGCCTGGGCCAGCGCCATGGTGACATAGTAAGGGGTGATGGAAATCACATCAATGATGTTCAACGGCCGCCGGATGAAGTCCCACTTGCTTTTGGCCACTAGAAAGCGCACTATGCATTCTGCTGTAAACCAGCCGATACACACGGCTTCCACTGTCCTGCGGAGAGAAGATGAGGAAATTAGCCGAACTGAACTGCGAACAGGGAACGGGAGAGCAGCAACAGATGTGGATTATAGTAAACATTACCTTATTATCAGATATTAATTGGAAAATCTGCTTATATGAGTAAGAAGGaagcacacagggggggggggggatttatagGAAATACACAGGACATCTGACGCATTTCAGGGTAgacacaagtaaacaaagagaggaggagactggAAAATTCCCGGTAAACAGCACAGAGTGAAGGATGCAAACCCGTCAAAGACTGTGTGACCGAGACAGGATTATTCTATAGATTAGCACAGTGGAGGAAATCAAACCAAATTAAGTTGAGGTTGTGCTTGTATTTGATTTAGAAACTGTAATGCAAATGAAATAGCACAGAGCCCGTATGGATCACAATGAGAAAAACCACATTGTTGAGCAACCGAGGGGAATTGCATCATCTACTGGCATGGAACTAAATTGTAATCATCTTATGCCTGAGAATGGACATTTAGTGATTACCTAACCACTGTTACAGATCTCGAACTATGTAAACATAACCCAGCCTTATATAGAGGCTGCCCCAGTCATACAAAAAGGACATGTTGTGGAAAAAAGAGAAGTGGACTTTCCACCTTGCATCCAAGAGGTACAGCCAAAAAGTCCAGGCGCTAAAACAGAAGTACCAATGAGTGGcttaatttctttttgtttgctttctctAATTGATAATCCCTCACTACACATTCTTCTTCCAACCTATTACTCGCTGGAATATGATCTAGCATATATGTCATTAATCTGATGTCTGCCCACCCTGTGTACCGTGCAGTGTACCCTGCAAGCCAATGACACTGGTTAAGAACGGGCAACATAAACGCATCCTTGTTATGTTCCTGCCTGTTGAGCTCATGGCATCAAGTCACTATTGACTGTAACGCACCAGGTTTTAGAGCAGAGCCTCAATTGTCGGATACATATTTCGCTGAAGCATTTCGCCGCGTcctcgtgagggggggggggggcttttattcCTCTAAACTTAACTGACCCCTGACGTTCGCCTACCTGTGCTCCTCCACTGTATTTCTCTTGGCTGTATCCCAGTCCGGCAGGGTGCTCGCACACATCATTATCATAGAAACGAGCACGAATATCACAGACACTGAAGCCAAAAGCTGCGCAAAAACGGAAGAGTTGGGCTCCTCGAATGTCTTGCGCATCATCTCGAGCCATTTTGCGCGACCGGTGAGCCGCTGCACCGGTGAGCCACAGCTCTGGGACTCATCCCCCGATACTCCGACGTCCAACTCGGACAGAGTGTCCAGTCCAATCTCCGACATCCTGTCGTCCAGGCGCTTCTGGCAGCAGGAGTCCAGGTGCACGCTCTCCAGTCCCCAGTAGAGCATCTCGGTGTAGAATGACAGCTCGCACACTCCGGGCACAAAACGGAGTTTACCGGAGCGCACGTAGAGCATGATGAACACGAAAGCCTGTGCGTGGCGGTCAAAGAAAAACTCATTTCGGTCCCGGTCGTAGTCATCGCACAGTTCAAGAACCTCTTTTTCCGTTGCGCATGCATGCAGCCCGCTGACGCGCCGAAGAGGGAAATCCCGAATCACCTCACGGGTGAAGGCGTACCGGGTTCCCCCTACGTTGAGTAC containing:
- the kcng3 gene encoding potassium voltage-gated channel subfamily G member 3, with the translated sequence MKFGKSICVLNVGGTRYAFTREVIRDFPLRRVSGLHACATEKEVLELCDDYDRDRNEFFFDRHAQAFVFIMLYVRSGKLRFVPGVCELSFYTEMLYWGLESVHLDSCCQKRLDDRMSEIGLDTLSELDVGVSGDESQSCGSPVQRLTGRAKWLEMMRKTFEEPNSSVFAQLLASVSVIFVLVSMIMMCASTLPDWDTAKRNTVEEHRTVEAVCIGWFTAECIVRFLVAKSKWDFIRRPLNIIDVISITPYYVTMALAQAGVPGAGLGVAGVVLRVLRMMRVFWLMKLARHFLGLQTLGLTLTRCYREMVMLMVFVFVAMAIYSALAQLLEYGLDLGTQNPDYSSIPAAAWWVIISMTTVGYGDVYPVTLGGRVLGGMCVVSGIVLLALPITFIYHSFVQCYHELKLRSARYTRSLSVEILQRA